The genomic segment TTTAGTTTTTTTTGATTCATTTTATTTTTACAGCCTATCAAAAATATAATAATTAAAACACAAATTACTAACACTTTACCCATTATCTCAGTCCTCGCTTTTATTATTCTGTCTGCTAAGCTTCAAATAGTAAGTATTTAAACAGGTATCCATACAAAACTTTGACTAATTCAATTCTAACATTTGAACTATTGTGATTCAATAATTAGCCCAAAATCTTGCTAGAGTCCAACAATTAAAAGTTCCTCTAGAGGAAAGGCCTTTTAAAGCACTCAACTCTTCCCCCCTCTTTTCTAAAATTCTTTCAGAGTTGGAAAAAGTCGCCACCTACGGCTGTGGGCGTATGACAATCCTTTTTCAAGGTGGGGTGCGATAACACCAACCTTTCTACTATTTCAATTACAAATGAATAAGGCACCAAAAGAAATAAAAATTGCCTCAACAATTCTAATTGTATTAGGAATTTTATTAGGTCTTACCTTAGTCCCTCTTACTTTAGTTAGTGAACCGCAAATACTTTCATCGATCTATACAATATTACCAAGTTTAATATTTATATGTTTTCTCATTGTTACGGGTATTGGAATTCTTCTTTCAAAACGCTGAGCATAGTAGATTGCTCAAATAACCCTCTCGATTCTTTCCCAAAAAACATTCGTAAAGTTTTCATTATATCTGTTGTAATTGTGTTGCTAATAATAGTAAGGAACCTTATATTTAATACTTAATTAATTAAAATTCAACTAATCATAGGATAGTCCCAACCTATTAGCCCACATGATGCCTAGTAGTGTTAATTCATCAGTGTCTCTGTTGTGCATACGATCATGACAAGACGAACATAAACTTAACAAATTTTTCACCCATAAGGATATAGAGCTGCTTAAAAAAGCCATTGATTTGATATAAATTTGTTAGTTGTATCAGAAAAATAATGCATTCTAATATATTTTTATACAAGCAAAAATCCCCAAATGCAAGCATTTGAGGATTTGATGACAATATAAATATTATCTCTTTGAAAACTGTGGAGCTCTTCTTGCTTTCTTGAGACCGTATTTCTTTCTTTCCTTCATTCTTGGGTCTCTTGTTAGGAAGCCAGCTTTCTTAAGCACCAGTCTTAATTCTTCATCAGCCTTTAAAAGTGCTCTTGAAATACCATGCCTGATAGCTCCTGCCTGACCTGTAAAACCACCGCCTATAACCTTGCAAAGTACATCGAACTTACCTACTGTATCTGTAAGCACCAAAGGCTGTTTTACTATAACCTTAAGTGTTTCCAATCCAAAATAATCATCGATACTTCTATCGTTTATAGTTACATTTCCATCTCCTGGTACAAGTCTAACTCTTGCAACAGCTTTCTTTCTTCTACCAGTTCCATAATATTGAACCTTTGCCATAAGTACTAACTCCTCCCTTCAATTAAATATCCAATTCGATAGCTTCAGGTTTTTGTGCCTGATGCTCATGTTGTGTTCCCTTGTAAACCTTTAACTTCCTATACATTGCTCTTCCAAGGCTATTCTTTGGCAGCATGCCTTTAATAGCAAGCTCAACAGCCCTTTCAGGTTTTGTAGCCATGAAGTGCTTGTACTTTATTTCCTTCATACCGCCTGGGTATCCGGAATAATGTCTGTACATCTTCTGCTCAAGCTTCTTACCTGTGAGAACAACCTTCTCCGCATTCAATACGATAACATGGTCACCAGTATCAACATGTGGAGTATAAGTAGGCTTATGCTTTCCTCTTAATAATTTTGCAACTTCGCTAGCAAGCCTTCCGAGAGGTTTCCCGTCGGCATCAACTATCAACCATTTTCTTTCAACTTCCTGGGATTTAGCCATAAAAGTTTTCATTAATTTTCTTACCTCCTTGACAACGAATTACTCTTCTAATTTATAGTTATTTGAATTTTACGATTGCTAAAGTAATACTTTAACTATAAAATTCCTTAATAACGACTAAAACAAAAATTTTGCTTTAAATATTTTAGCCATTCCTTAGTTCAATTCATAACACAATGAACCAATTTTTAGACACTTTAATATTTTAATATTAATATATTAATGTGTCAAGCTAAATTTTTAATTTATCTCACTTATTCTCTATTTATTTCATCTATTGTATCAATATCTCTCTTATAATCGGTCACCATTTCATTTTTTATTCAAAATTTTGGTGAATACTGCATCATAATTGAAAAAACACTTTAAACAATAAAGTGTTTTTTCTTTATATCAAACCCTATTAAAATCAAGCTTTCAGGACCTATTCACTACAAATACCGTTTTACCTTTCGTAATAGGTATATCCTCTTAAGCCGTTGTCATAAGCCTTCATTATTTCTCTTCTGTCGCTTGCACTGATAAGTCCGTCCCTGATAGCTTCCTCTGCCTTTTCTCTAAAGCTTACAAGCATGTCTTTGGGATCAAACTCTACATAAGAAAGGACATCTGCAACACTGTCGCCGTGGATCTCGTTTACAAAGTCGAAATTGCCGTCCGGATAGATACGGACGCTCACAACATTTGTATCACCAAAGAGGTTATGGAGATCGCCTAATGTTTCCTGATATGCACCAACAAGGAATACTCCCAGATAATAGTCATCACCGTTTTTCATTTCATGAAGAGGCAATGTGGTCCTTACGTCATGCAGATCAATAAAACGATCAATCTTACCGTCACAGTCACAGGTAATGTCTGCTATAACAGCATTCCTTTTAGGTAATTCCAGCAGTCTGTGTACCGGCATTATAGGGAACAACTGATCTATAGCCCAACTGTCCGGTATTGACTGAAATACCGAGAAGTTGCAGTAATAAATATCGGCGATAGCACTTTCAATATCTTCCAGATCAGGAGGCGGATTTTTAAGTTTTGCCTTCTCCTTAGCTATCTGGCTTATGGTATTCCAGAATATCTTTTCCGACAGTGAGCGGTCACGAAGGGTTATACGCCCGTGCTTAAACATGTCGCGGATTTCATCCCTGTAGTAAAGGACATCGTTGTAGCACTCCTGTATGTTTTTAAGGTTTATATTGTTTTTAGCATCATATAGATTTTTAATCTGATCTGAGGTATTATCATCAAGCTTGTCCGGTAATTCATATTCCTGAAACTTTTCAACGTCAAGTACATTAAACAGAAGCACCGAATAATATGCTACTACTGCACGACCTGACTCAGTCACTATTACAGGGTGCTGAATTCCGCTAGGGTCGAGTATGGACATAACCGCTTCAACTATATCGGTACAGTACTCTTCAACGTTATAATTACGGCTGTTGGTATAGTTTGTGTTTGAACCGTCATAGTCAAC from the Pseudobacteroides sp. genome contains:
- the speA gene encoding biosynthetic arginine decarboxylase, which gives rise to MNRTELLGRWTKEKSEELYGIKNWGAGYFSISDKGEVLVNPYKDSDYSAISLMDIISGVKERGLDMPVLLRFENLLDSQISFLNNSFNEAIKKLNYKGEYRGVYPIKVNQQQQVIEEVTKFGQRYHHGLEVGSKAELVAALSLMKDKEACLICNGYKDEEFIDLGLYAVKMGYKCFFVIEIPGELDIVLERSQALGIQPNIGIRIKLSAKAGGHWTESGGDRSIFGLNVSQVITIVDALKEKKMLDSLKLMHYHLGSQIPNIRDIRSAVLEATRVYAELVKEGAPMGYLDLGGGLAVDYDGSNTNYTNSRNYNVEEYCTDIVEAVMSILDPSGIQHPVIVTESGRAVVAYYSVLLFNVLDVEKFQEYELPDKLDDNTSDQIKNLYDAKNNINLKNIQECYNDVLYYRDEIRDMFKHGRITLRDRSLSEKIFWNTISQIAKEKAKLKNPPPDLEDIESAIADIYYCNFSVFQSIPDSWAIDQLFPIMPVHRLLELPKRNAVIADITCDCDGKIDRFIDLHDVRTTLPLHEMKNGDDYYLGVFLVGAYQETLGDLHNLFGDTNVVSVRIYPDGNFDFVNEIHGDSVADVLSYVEFDPKDMLVSFREKAEEAIRDGLISASDRREIMKAYDNGLRGYTYYER
- the rpsI gene encoding 30S ribosomal protein S9 encodes the protein MAKVQYYGTGRRKKAVARVRLVPGDGNVTINDRSIDDYFGLETLKVIVKQPLVLTDTVGKFDVLCKVIGGGFTGQAGAIRHGISRALLKADEELRLVLKKAGFLTRDPRMKERKKYGLKKARRAPQFSKR
- the rplM gene encoding 50S ribosomal protein L13 — encoded protein: MKTFMAKSQEVERKWLIVDADGKPLGRLASEVAKLLRGKHKPTYTPHVDTGDHVIVLNAEKVVLTGKKLEQKMYRHYSGYPGGMKEIKYKHFMATKPERAVELAIKGMLPKNSLGRAMYRKLKVYKGTQHEHQAQKPEAIELDI